A region of Deltaproteobacteria bacterium DNA encodes the following proteins:
- a CDS encoding response regulator has protein sequence MRQSPLDNKRLLAVDDEPDVLDTLQEQLEDFEGLVFDRATDYETAYHLLRSWSYDLVILDIMGVRGFDLLNASVHLGIPTVMLTSHALAAETLKKSVEMGARAYIPKEKLAEIVPFLEEVLTLSHGAVWKRLFERLGDFFNLKFGKEWQRDEKEFWKKVMSGTYESKPVILKK, from the coding sequence ATGAGACAGAGTCCGCTGGACAATAAACGTCTCCTGGCGGTTGATGACGAACCCGATGTCTTGGACACCTTACAGGAGCAGTTGGAGGATTTTGAGGGACTCGTCTTTGACCGGGCGACGGACTACGAGACCGCATACCATCTCCTGAGATCCTGGTCCTACGATCTCGTGATCCTGGATATCATGGGAGTCCGGGGTTTTGATCTCCTCAATGCATCTGTTCATTTGGGAATTCCCACCGTCATGCTCACCTCTCACGCCCTTGCTGCGGAGACCCTGAAGAAATCAGTGGAAATGGGAGCGAGGGCTTATATTCCAAAGGAAAAACTGGCGGAAATCGTCCCTTTCCTGGAAGAAGTTCTCACCCTTTCCCATGGTGCCGTTTGGAAGCGCCTCTTCGAGAGGTTGGGCGATTTCTTCAACTTGAAATTCGGGAAGGAATGGCAGAGGGACGAGAAGGAATTCTGGAAAAAGGTGATGTCGGGCACTTATGAATCAAAACCCGTCATCCTGAAAAAGTAG
- a CDS encoding energy transducer TonB: MHLCLMVSSAVHLFLVIVFKNAFPLYWPDTELRTYRVELIRPPVEGLEKADLSDGELKKLLNPPPDSDEDTISLNTEDERYVTYARVIKKRILRRWHYPIEAKENLIEGRLQLLFRLNRNGHLIGLRVLESSGHQILDREAQRAVKAASPFPPFPSHVRVSRLNIKANFDYRIASHRPQK, encoded by the coding sequence ATGCACCTCTGCTTGATGGTTTCCTCCGCGGTCCACCTTTTTCTGGTGATAGTCTTCAAAAACGCCTTTCCCTTGTACTGGCCGGACACCGAACTTCGCACTTACAGGGTAGAACTTATCAGGCCCCCTGTGGAAGGCTTGGAAAAGGCCGACCTTTCAGACGGCGAGCTGAAAAAACTTCTCAACCCTCCCCCTGACTCTGATGAAGACACCATATCCCTCAATACCGAGGACGAACGCTACGTCACCTATGCCCGGGTCATCAAAAAGCGTATCCTGCGCCGGTGGCACTATCCTATAGAAGCAAAAGAGAACTTGATCGAAGGCCGCCTACAGCTCCTCTTCAGGCTCAACCGTAACGGCCACCTGATCGGGCTCAGGGTCCTCGAAAGCTCAGGGCATCAAATCCTTGACCGGGAGGCCCAGAGGGCGGTAAAGGCCGCATCCCCCTTCCCCCCCTTTCCTTCCCATGTAAGGGTAAGTCGCCTGAACATCAAAGCGAACTTCGATTACCGCATCGCCTCCCACAGGCCACAAAAATAG
- a CDS encoding HD domain-containing protein, with translation MDALVNFLFEVGMLKRTPRTGYQFLGSGGESVAEHSFRTAVIGYLLSSGENGADPLKTVLMCLFHDLHEARTGDHNYVNKRYVAVDEERAVKDLARDLPFGEEIITLTEEFNHSQSLEAMIARDADQLDLILELKQQLDLGNKYANEWLSYAVKRLQTESARGLARSILNTDSADWWFDKDTDWVNGPSNHHGAPEE, from the coding sequence ATGGACGCACTGGTCAATTTCCTTTTCGAAGTGGGCATGCTGAAAAGAACCCCTCGTACGGGCTATCAGTTCCTGGGTTCGGGAGGGGAATCCGTTGCCGAGCATTCCTTCAGGACCGCTGTTATTGGTTATCTCCTCTCCTCCGGTGAAAATGGTGCGGATCCATTGAAAACGGTCCTAATGTGCCTGTTTCATGATCTCCATGAAGCCAGGACGGGAGACCACAATTACGTCAACAAGAGATACGTGGCCGTTGATGAAGAACGGGCGGTGAAGGACCTTGCCCGAGACCTCCCCTTCGGAGAGGAGATAATCACGCTAACCGAGGAATTCAACCATTCCCAAAGCCTTGAGGCCATGATCGCCAGGGACGCGGACCAGCTCGATCTGATCCTGGAACTCAAGCAACAATTGGACCTCGGCAACAAGTATGCCAACGAGTGGCTCTCCTATGCGGTTAAGCGGCTTCAGACGGAGAGCGCAAGGGGTTTGGCCCGAAGCATCCTGAATACGGACAGCGCTGATTGGTGGTTCGACAAGGACACGGACTGGGTGAATGGCCCCTCCAATCATCATGGTGCCCCGGAAGAATAG
- the def gene encoding peptide deformylase, producing MLRDAKTVPKVLRIHTYPDPVLRAKAEPVDEIDGEIQQLVDDMAETMYAAPGIGLAANQVGVLKRVIVFDVSPKEKARDLSILINPEIIEAEGSITLEEACLSILDYSADVTRSERVKVRGLDREGNLVEIEAEGLKAVCLQHEIDHLDGILFIDHISSLKRALYKKRLKKMGKKRAKADHG from the coding sequence ATGTTGAGAGATGCCAAAACCGTGCCAAAAGTCTTGAGGATTCATACCTATCCTGACCCGGTTCTCCGGGCGAAGGCCGAACCTGTGGATGAAATCGACGGTGAGATCCAGCAGCTCGTCGACGACATGGCCGAAACCATGTACGCGGCACCGGGCATCGGACTGGCGGCCAACCAGGTCGGAGTTCTGAAACGGGTCATCGTTTTCGACGTTTCTCCCAAAGAGAAGGCCAGAGATTTATCAATCCTGATAAACCCCGAAATTATTGAGGCCGAGGGCTCCATTACCCTTGAAGAAGCCTGTCTGAGCATTCTTGACTATTCAGCCGATGTAACCCGAAGTGAACGGGTCAAGGTCCGGGGGTTGGACCGGGAGGGAAACCTCGTGGAGATTGAAGCGGAAGGACTTAAGGCCGTGTGCCTCCAGCACGAGATCGATCATTTGGACGGCATTCTCTTCATCGATCACATCAGCAGCCTGAAGAGGGCCCTTTACAAGAAACGCCTTAAAAAGATGGGTAAAAAGAGGGCGAAAGCGGACCATGGATGA
- a CDS encoding methionyl-tRNA formyltransferase — protein sequence MDEESAGKIPLRPRLVFMGTPDFAVPSLEALVKAGHDILAVVTQPDRPKGRGRKPTATPVKEFALRHGLNVYQPEKVSEESFCSLIRGLAPDLIVVVAFGQILKRNLLEIPRCGVVNIHGSLLPAYRGPAPIQWVILNNEPRTGLTLMRMDEGLDTGPILFQREVPILPDETAGHLHDRLAALSGEFLVDSLRRMAENSVVETPQDEGKASYAPKIGSEICVLDWTEPAERLSACIRALDPGPGARTSLKGKPLKLFASRVFPESVRDPIPGRVRRADRGGLVVDSGRGAVWIREVQAPGKRRMPVADFLRGFPVPEGTVLGRVE from the coding sequence ATGGATGAGGAATCGGCCGGAAAAATTCCATTGCGCCCAAGGCTGGTTTTCATGGGAACGCCCGATTTCGCTGTACCCTCCCTTGAGGCCTTGGTCAAGGCGGGGCATGATATTCTGGCTGTGGTCACGCAGCCTGACCGCCCCAAGGGGCGGGGAAGGAAACCTACCGCTACGCCGGTCAAAGAATTCGCCCTCAGGCATGGTCTGAATGTCTACCAGCCGGAGAAGGTCTCCGAGGAGTCTTTCTGTAGCTTAATCCGGGGGTTGGCTCCGGATTTGATCGTAGTAGTGGCCTTCGGGCAGATACTCAAAAGGAACCTCCTGGAGATTCCGCGCTGCGGTGTCGTCAACATTCATGGATCCCTCCTTCCTGCTTATCGAGGTCCGGCCCCCATACAATGGGTTATCCTGAACAATGAACCTAGGACGGGCCTCACCCTCATGCGCATGGATGAAGGCCTGGACACCGGACCGATCCTTTTCCAGAGAGAGGTGCCTATCCTGCCCGATGAAACGGCCGGCCATCTTCATGATAGGTTGGCCGCCCTTTCCGGTGAGTTCTTGGTGGATTCCCTGAGACGAATGGCGGAAAACTCCGTGGTGGAAACACCCCAGGACGAGGGGAAGGCCTCCTATGCGCCGAAGATCGGCAGTGAGATCTGCGTGCTGGATTGGACCGAGCCCGCAGAAAGGCTGTCGGCTTGTATCCGGGCACTTGATCCAGGACCTGGTGCCCGGACTTCCCTGAAGGGGAAACCTCTCAAGCTTTTTGCATCACGGGTATTTCCTGAATCTGTAAGAGATCCGATACCGGGTCGGGTGAGAAGGGCGGATCGGGGTGGGTTGGTGGTGGACTCGGGCCGGGGGGCCGTCTGGATTCGGGAAGTTCAGGCCCCGGGGAAGAGAAGAATGCCTGTAGCTGATTTTCTCAGGGGATTTCCCGTGCCCGAGGGCACGGTCCTGGGACGGGTGGAGTAG
- a CDS encoding DUF116 domain-containing protein, with product MRSAYGVNPLDRGSDNTRQEKRTFIFLLVLTCVALVTVAVTLWLVPYIGFSNIYDKLPLIMAIVFGAIVLYMIGGALTLVFTVIRGRNLFFNRRIRGVVIRFLFPLLLVMGKLVGIGKDRVRRAFIAVNNELVLAEAKRVSPEKLLLLLPQCLQYHECPVRITGNVENCKECGRCKIKDLLGLSHKYHVEISVATGGTLARKIVVEKRPDIIIAVACERDLTSGIQDTHPVPVYGILNHRPNGPCYDTDVDIERVEKGLKVFLGDEEESTEEPGSGDLRRAAS from the coding sequence ATCCGTAGCGCCTATGGGGTGAATCCGTTGGATAGAGGGAGCGATAACACGCGGCAGGAAAAGAGGACTTTTATATTTCTTCTTGTCCTCACCTGTGTGGCTCTGGTGACCGTTGCGGTGACTCTTTGGTTGGTCCCCTATATCGGTTTCAGCAATATCTATGATAAGCTTCCCCTGATCATGGCCATTGTTTTTGGAGCCATCGTGCTCTACATGATCGGAGGAGCATTGACCCTGGTCTTCACGGTCATCCGGGGGAGGAACCTTTTTTTCAACCGGCGGATCCGGGGTGTGGTGATTCGCTTCCTGTTCCCTCTACTGCTCGTGATGGGAAAACTCGTCGGCATAGGAAAGGACAGAGTGCGAAGGGCCTTCATAGCCGTTAACAACGAGTTGGTGCTTGCAGAGGCGAAACGCGTATCTCCCGAAAAGTTGCTGCTTCTTCTTCCCCAGTGCTTGCAGTACCACGAATGTCCCGTTCGTATCACGGGGAATGTGGAAAATTGCAAGGAATGCGGCAGATGTAAGATCAAGGATTTACTCGGCCTTTCTCATAAGTATCATGTGGAGATCTCAGTGGCCACAGGCGGAACCCTGGCTCGGAAGATCGTGGTCGAAAAGAGGCCGGACATCATCATCGCTGTGGCCTGTGAGCGGGATCTCACCAGCGGCATCCAGGATACCCATCCCGTCCCGGTCTATGGAATCTTGAATCACAGGCCGAACGGGCCCTGTTACGATACGGACGTGGATATCGAAAGGGTCGAGAAAGGACTCAAGGTCTTTTTGGGAGATGAAGAAGAAAGCACCGAGGAACCTGGCTCTGGAGATCTTAGACGCGCTGCCTCCTAG